A genomic segment from Thermostichus lividus PCC 6715 encodes:
- a CDS encoding LptF/LptG family permease, with protein sequence MRLPTAISVPYLSLLDRYILRQMIQPFVVGFGIFTAIAAVIGTVFYLIRNMVENNLGIFSAVQVFFLRLPTFAVLGIPMAVLFGALLAYSQLSRRSEVIACTSCGVSPVRLVCPALMAGFLALILTFGLNELVAPPLPTAPLKPCARPLANPCQPTIPKIFSTVALPMVSFSSCSLPIRLMAA encoded by the coding sequence ATGCGCCTACCCACTGCTATTTCGGTGCCTTACCTGTCCTTACTGGATCGCTACATTCTCCGGCAGATGATCCAACCCTTTGTGGTTGGGTTTGGCATTTTTACGGCGATCGCCGCCGTGATTGGTACTGTGTTCTACCTCATTCGGAACATGGTCGAAAATAATCTCGGCATTTTTAGTGCCGTGCAAGTTTTTTTCCTACGTCTGCCGACCTTTGCCGTCCTAGGTATTCCTATGGCCGTGCTATTTGGGGCACTGTTAGCCTATAGCCAACTTTCCCGCCGCAGCGAAGTCATTGCCTGCACAAGTTGCGGGGTTAGCCCAGTGCGCTTGGTCTGCCCTGCCCTCATGGCGGGCTTCCTTGCCTTGATCCTAACCTTTGGCCTCAATGAGCTTGTGGCTCCCCCCTTGCCTACCGCGCCATTGAAACCCTGCGCACGGCCATTGGCCAACCCGTGCCAACCTACCATCCCAAAAATATTTTCTACCGTCGCTTTGCCCATGGTCAGCTTCAGCAGTTGTTCTTTGCCCATACGTTTGATGGCCGCGTGA
- a CDS encoding chlororespiratory reduction protein 7 — protein MPREGWYVVLESTTATEVFLTAAELQEKLVTYLELPDLELPYDLQPLPDAVSQAQHLIDTGCELRLPNGGYVQWYAVRLEKT, from the coding sequence ATGCCTAGAGAAGGCTGGTATGTTGTTTTGGAGTCAACCACCGCCACAGAGGTGTTTCTAACTGCGGCAGAGTTGCAAGAGAAGCTTGTGACCTATTTAGAATTACCGGACTTAGAGTTGCCCTACGATTTACAGCCGTTACCTGATGCCGTTAGCCAAGCGCAACACCTGATAGACACTGGTTGCGAGCTACGACTGCCCAATGGCGGCTATGTGCAGTGGTATGCAGTGCGCCTAGAGAAAACATAG
- the ldpA gene encoding circadian clock protein LdpA: MPNIATPLAALRQHRWFKLINGASFQDVAQVYNVTLAYSLAGADCIDVAADSAVIQAAVEAVETAQRLGGGRPLIMVSINDGADPHFRKATFDPRQCPTDCERPCQRICPAAAISFTADVQGILRDRCYGCGRCLPLCPAGLIQTYEQPAAFANITPLIQAGTVQALEIHTQPHRYDAFYALWQQVQPWTGYLKVLAISCPQGEEVISYLRWLSELIQPLQCELIWQADGRPMSGDIGDGATRATIQFGQAILEANLPGFVQLAGGTNGHTVAKLRAMGLLPPRATAKAIAGVAYGSYARKCLAVFHTMADQPWQTVPDILNAAVAAAAALVHPLKSVPSPLAPYG, from the coding sequence ATGCCCAATATTGCCACACCCTTAGCCGCCCTCAGGCAGCACCGCTGGTTTAAGCTCATTAACGGTGCCAGTTTTCAGGATGTGGCACAGGTGTATAATGTGACGCTGGCCTACAGCTTAGCGGGTGCCGACTGCATTGATGTGGCAGCGGATTCAGCGGTGATTCAGGCAGCGGTTGAAGCAGTGGAAACAGCCCAAAGGCTTGGGGGGGGCCGTCCGCTGATCATGGTGAGTATTAACGATGGCGCAGACCCCCACTTTCGCAAAGCCACCTTTGATCCGCGCCAATGCCCCACCGACTGTGAGCGGCCTTGTCAGCGAATTTGTCCTGCTGCTGCGATTTCGTTTACTGCCGATGTGCAAGGAATCCTGCGCGATCGCTGTTATGGCTGTGGGCGCTGTTTACCCCTGTGCCCCGCTGGCCTTATCCAGACCTACGAACAACCCGCTGCCTTTGCCAACATCACCCCCCTGATTCAGGCAGGCACCGTGCAAGCCCTTGAAATTCATACCCAGCCCCATCGCTACGATGCCTTTTACGCCCTGTGGCAGCAGGTACAGCCGTGGACAGGGTACCTGAAAGTACTAGCCATTAGCTGTCCCCAAGGGGAAGAGGTCATCAGCTATCTGCGGTGGCTCAGTGAGTTGATCCAGCCCCTGCAGTGTGAACTCATCTGGCAGGCGGATGGTCGCCCTATGAGTGGCGATATTGGCGATGGGGCAACCCGAGCCACCATTCAATTTGGCCAAGCCATTCTGGAGGCAAATTTACCCGGATTTGTCCAGCTTGCGGGCGGCACAAATGGGCATACGGTTGCTAAACTCAGGGCAATGGGGTTATTGCCGCCACGGGCAACAGCAAAGGCGATCGCCGGTGTCGCCTACGGCAGTTATGCCCGCAAGTGCTTGGCCGTGTTTCACACAATGGCCGATCAACCTTGGCAAACCGTTCCCGACATTCTCAATGCGGCGGTTGCCGCAGCGGCTGCTCTTGTCCACCCTCTCAAATCTGTCCCGTCGCCCCTTGCACCCTATGGTTGA
- the rimP gene encoding ribosome maturation factor RimP, with product MQSLLPVVQALAQQVANQEHLDLVSVQWHTHQSPPILRVEVRHPGTDTSLDDCERMSRALESVLDATADLTCAYVLEVSSPGLSDFLTSDRDFSTFRGFPVRVTTTAPHRGKTLWEGNLVRRDEVNVYLSQKGRSLAIPRALIATVQLYTPPAEA from the coding sequence ATGCAATCGCTTCTACCTGTTGTCCAAGCACTGGCGCAGCAGGTCGCTAACCAAGAACACCTAGACCTTGTGAGTGTGCAGTGGCACACCCATCAGTCGCCGCCAATTCTGCGGGTTGAGGTGCGGCACCCTGGCACCGACACCAGTTTAGACGACTGTGAGCGCATGAGTCGCGCCCTTGAAAGCGTGTTGGATGCAACGGCGGATCTGACCTGTGCTTACGTGCTGGAGGTGTCAAGTCCGGGTCTGTCGGATTTCTTAACGAGCGACCGCGACTTCAGTACGTTTCGTGGCTTTCCCGTGCGGGTGACCACTACTGCGCCCCATCGCGGCAAAACCCTATGGGAGGGCAACCTAGTTCGCCGGGATGAGGTTAATGTCTATCTGAGTCAAAAGGGGCGATCGCTGGCCATTCCGCGTGCCCTGATTGCCACGGTTCAGCTTTACACCCCCCCTGCCGAGGCTTAA
- the gatB gene encoding Asp-tRNA(Asn)/Glu-tRNA(Gln) amidotransferase subunit GatB, translated as MAKATKKKSPKSTATKAAKPETGATPAVVDPATLTYEAVIGLEIHCQLNTATKIFSGSSTQFGAPPNTNIDPVCLGLPGTLPVLNEKVLAYAVKAGLALNCQIAPYSKFDRKQYFYPDLPKNYQISQYDLPIAQHGFLEIELIDDAGTVRRKNIGITRLHMEEDAGKLVHAGSDRLAGSTYSLVDLNRAGVPLVEIVSEPDLRSGQEAAEYAQELRRILRYLGVCDGNMQEGSLRCDVNISVRPVGATTFGTKVEIKNMNSFNAIQRAIDYEIERQVTAIKAGEPIIQETRLWDEATQRTLTMRVKEGSSDYRYFPEPDLGPIEVSTEQLAAWRKELPELPAQKRRRYESEWSLPPQDARVLTDERVVAEYFEATVAAGAPPKQAANWIMGDITAYLKEQKLSIEALPLTPAGLAELIDLIESGTISSKIAKDLLPELLANGGSAKALVAQKGVSQISDVATLEAMIDEVLAAHPNELAQYRAGKTKLQGFFVGQMMKKTGGRADPKLTNQLLVAKLNAEA; from the coding sequence ATGGCAAAAGCAACCAAAAAGAAATCACCGAAATCTACAGCAACAAAAGCCGCCAAGCCAGAGACGGGAGCCACACCAGCAGTGGTGGATCCTGCCACTCTCACCTACGAGGCGGTGATTGGCCTAGAAATTCACTGCCAGCTTAATACCGCCACAAAAATCTTTTCCGGTAGCTCGACTCAATTTGGTGCGCCGCCAAATACGAATATTGATCCGGTGTGTTTGGGGCTGCCGGGCACCTTACCGGTGCTCAACGAGAAAGTGCTGGCCTATGCGGTTAAGGCGGGTTTGGCACTGAATTGCCAGATTGCCCCCTACAGTAAATTCGACCGCAAGCAGTACTTCTACCCTGATCTACCTAAAAATTACCAAATTTCCCAGTACGATCTGCCAATTGCCCAGCACGGCTTTCTGGAAATTGAGTTGATTGATGACGCGGGTACCGTCCGTCGTAAAAATATAGGCATTACCCGGCTACACATGGAAGAGGATGCAGGGAAGTTGGTTCACGCGGGGAGCGATCGCCTTGCCGGTTCGACCTACTCCCTTGTGGATTTGAACCGGGCAGGTGTTCCCTTAGTAGAAATTGTTTCAGAGCCAGATCTGCGCAGTGGCCAAGAAGCAGCGGAATATGCCCAAGAGCTACGACGTATCCTGCGCTATTTAGGCGTTTGTGACGGCAATATGCAGGAAGGGTCTCTGCGCTGTGATGTCAACATTTCTGTGCGGCCAGTGGGGGCAACCACCTTTGGGACGAAGGTGGAAATTAAAAATATGAACTCTTTCAATGCCATCCAGCGCGCTATTGATTACGAAATTGAACGCCAAGTGACAGCAATTAAGGCGGGGGAACCCATCATCCAAGAAACTCGCCTTTGGGATGAGGCCACTCAGCGCACCCTAACGATGCGGGTCAAGGAAGGCTCTAGCGATTACCGTTATTTCCCGGAGCCGGATCTAGGGCCTATTGAAGTGAGCACCGAGCAATTGGCGGCATGGCGCAAGGAACTGCCGGAACTGCCCGCCCAAAAGCGGCGCCGCTACGAGTCGGAGTGGAGTTTGCCCCCTCAAGATGCCCGGGTGCTAACGGATGAGCGGGTGGTGGCTGAGTACTTTGAAGCTACAGTGGCGGCAGGGGCACCCCCCAAACAAGCAGCGAATTGGATTATGGGGGATATAACCGCCTACCTCAAGGAACAGAAGCTCAGTATTGAGGCATTGCCCCTCACCCCCGCAGGGTTAGCGGAACTCATTGACCTCATAGAATCGGGCACCATTAGTAGCAAAATTGCTAAAGACTTACTGCCAGAGTTGTTAGCGAACGGTGGGTCTGCTAAAGCACTGGTGGCGCAAAAAGGTGTGAGCCAAATTTCCGATGTGGCCACTCTTGAGGCCATGATTGACGAAGTACTGGCAGCCCATCCCAATGAACTGGCACAGTATCGCGCGGGTAAAACCAAGCTACAGGGCTTCTTTGTCGGGCAGATGATGAAGAAAACCGGTGGCCGTGCGGATCCAAAGCTCACCAATCAACTTCTCGTGGCTAAGTTGAACGCTGAAGCCTAA
- the nusA gene encoding transcription termination factor NusA, with translation MSTYRLPGLRAMINEISQERHLPKHAVHQALQEALLKGYERYRRSLRPDHAHFEDDHFANFEVELDTEQEGFRVLATKTITETVTNPDREIALADVVEVVQDAQLGDTVLLDVTPDHQEFGRMAAMQTKQVLSQKLRDQQRRLIQEEFQDLEGTVLLGRVLRFERRSVIMAVRSDASQPEVEAELPKREQLPNDNYRANSTFKVYLKRVKEGPQRGAQLEVSRADAGLVVYLFANEVPEIEDEVVRIVAIAREANPPNHKVGPRTKIAVDTLERDVDPVGACIGARGSRIQAVVNELRGEKIDVIRWSPDPATYIANSLSPAPVEEVRLINPEARIAHVLVAPDKVSQAIGKEGQNVRLATRLTGWKIEVRDSTTYNYEEEDRLAIAALEDQDQNTAS, from the coding sequence ATGAGTACCTATCGCTTACCGGGCCTACGGGCCATGATTAACGAAATCAGTCAGGAGCGGCACTTACCAAAACATGCCGTCCACCAAGCCCTTCAGGAAGCCCTTCTCAAAGGTTACGAGCGGTATCGCCGCAGCTTGCGCCCTGACCATGCCCACTTCGAGGACGATCACTTTGCCAATTTTGAAGTGGAGTTAGATACCGAGCAGGAAGGATTTCGGGTGCTGGCCACAAAAACTATTACGGAAACAGTTACCAACCCAGATCGTGAGATTGCCCTTGCGGACGTGGTGGAAGTCGTACAGGATGCCCAATTAGGGGATACGGTGCTGTTGGACGTGACCCCCGACCACCAAGAATTCGGCCGCATGGCTGCCATGCAAACCAAACAAGTGTTGTCTCAAAAGCTACGGGATCAGCAGCGCCGACTGATACAGGAGGAATTCCAAGACTTAGAAGGCACCGTATTACTGGGGCGGGTTTTGCGGTTTGAACGCCGCTCTGTAATTATGGCAGTGCGCAGCGATGCCAGCCAGCCGGAGGTCGAAGCGGAGCTACCTAAACGGGAGCAACTCCCCAACGATAATTACCGTGCCAATTCGACCTTTAAGGTCTATCTCAAGCGGGTTAAGGAAGGGCCGCAACGGGGAGCACAACTGGAGGTCTCTCGGGCAGATGCTGGGCTAGTGGTGTATTTATTTGCCAACGAAGTCCCGGAAATTGAAGATGAAGTGGTGCGGATCGTTGCCATTGCCCGCGAGGCCAATCCCCCGAACCATAAGGTAGGGCCGCGAACCAAAATTGCGGTGGATACCCTAGAGCGGGATGTGGATCCGGTGGGTGCCTGCATTGGGGCGCGCGGCTCTCGTATTCAAGCGGTGGTCAATGAGTTGCGCGGCGAGAAAATTGATGTGATTCGGTGGTCGCCGGATCCAGCCACCTACATTGCTAACTCCCTCAGCCCAGCTCCTGTGGAAGAAGTGCGCCTGATTAATCCCGAAGCCCGAATTGCCCATGTGCTGGTGGCTCCCGATAAGGTGTCCCAAGCCATTGGCAAAGAAGGTCAAAATGTTCGTTTGGCAACCCGCCTCACCGGTTGGAAAATTGAAGTCCGCGACAGTACAACCTACAACTACGAGGAGGAAGATCGGTTGGCGATCGCCGCCCTAGAGGATCAGGATCAAAACACGGCAAGTTAA
- the bioA gene encoding adenosylmethionine--8-amino-7-oxononanoate transaminase — MPHSPIWQPFTQMKTADPPLHVERAAGAILELKEGRQIIDAISSWWVTLHGHSHPVLAEALYHQAQTLEHVIFTGFSHEPAETLAHLLCEHTPAPLQRVFFSDNGSTAVEVALKMAYQYWQQVGQPQRSRLIGFAGGYHGDTLGAMTVGQSSPWWQPFQPLLPPLTVVPYPATYPDDPDVSAKEAAALAELQKTLDAAPNEYAALFIEPLVQGAAGMRMCRPEFLQAVSALAKAYGVLVVYDEVMTGFGRTGALFACEKAGTQPDVLCLSKGLSGGCLPLAVTLATEAIYQAFYDDDPARAFFHSHSYTGNPLACAVSVASLQLLLAQPHTYERLEALHWQCQQTYLADVPNLHQFRTCGTIAAMELVLDQQTSYFSALVPKLRRRFLELGVLLRPLGSTLYILPPYCITETQLAAVYGAIRQVAIEVAEGLFGQ; from the coding sequence ATGCCACACTCACCTATTTGGCAGCCCTTCACCCAAATGAAAACCGCTGACCCCCCACTCCATGTCGAGCGGGCAGCCGGTGCCATCCTTGAGCTGAAGGAGGGGCGCCAGATCATTGATGCCATTTCTAGTTGGTGGGTCACCCTCCATGGTCACAGCCATCCTGTGCTGGCAGAGGCACTCTATCACCAGGCGCAAACCCTTGAGCACGTCATTTTTACTGGCTTTAGCCACGAGCCAGCGGAAACCCTAGCGCACCTCCTGTGTGAGCACACCCCCGCTCCACTGCAACGGGTCTTTTTTTCGGATAATGGCTCAACCGCAGTTGAAGTTGCCCTCAAAATGGCTTACCAGTATTGGCAGCAGGTCGGCCAGCCCCAGCGATCGCGCCTGATTGGCTTTGCCGGTGGCTACCATGGCGATACCCTAGGGGCGATGACCGTCGGCCAAAGTTCCCCGTGGTGGCAACCCTTTCAGCCGCTACTGCCCCCCCTAACCGTTGTTCCCTATCCCGCCACCTATCCGGATGACCCAGACGTCAGCGCTAAGGAAGCAGCAGCACTTGCTGAACTGCAAAAGACGCTGGATGCTGCACCGAATGAGTATGCAGCCCTATTTATCGAACCCTTGGTGCAGGGTGCCGCAGGGATGCGGATGTGTCGCCCTGAATTTTTACAGGCGGTCTCCGCACTAGCAAAGGCCTACGGGGTATTGGTGGTGTACGACGAGGTTATGACTGGCTTTGGGCGCACGGGTGCCCTCTTTGCCTGCGAAAAAGCCGGAACCCAGCCGGATGTGCTCTGCTTATCTAAAGGCTTATCAGGAGGCTGCTTACCCCTTGCGGTGACCTTGGCCACTGAGGCGATTTATCAAGCATTTTACGACGATGATCCGGCGCGAGCCTTCTTCCATAGCCACTCCTACACCGGCAATCCCCTCGCCTGTGCAGTCAGTGTGGCCTCCTTGCAATTGTTGCTGGCACAGCCGCACACCTATGAGCGCTTAGAAGCTCTTCACTGGCAGTGTCAGCAGACTTACCTTGCGGATGTGCCCAATCTGCACCAGTTCCGTACCTGTGGCACTATTGCGGCGATGGAACTCGTCCTTGACCAGCAGACCTCTTATTTTAGTGCGCTAGTACCAAAACTGCGCCGCCGTTTTTTGGAGCTAGGGGTGTTATTGCGTCCCTTGGGTTCAACGCTCTATATTCTGCCGCCCTACTGCATTACTGAAACGCAACTGGCCGCCGTCTATGGCGCAATTCGCCAAGTGGCGATCGAAGTCGCTGAGGGCCTCTTCGGTCAGTGA
- a CDS encoding LptF/LptG family permease encodes MPTYHPKNIFYRRFAHGQLQQLFFAHTFDGRVMGEVTVLNFQDGELREILRAEAAEWQGAVWIFRRGALYRLNPAQDYEAVEPFGERYFAYPRTPLDLAQETRDPEFMTSREMYHHSQILAESGDMKRLRQWQVQLQEKLSLPFVCVGFALIGAVLGISSPRQGQGRAFGLSVAIIFGYYVVSFIFTAFGEGGAVSPIVASWLPKTVVTAIGIGMLHHANQH; translated from the coding sequence GTGCCAACCTACCATCCCAAAAATATTTTCTACCGTCGCTTTGCCCATGGTCAGCTTCAGCAGTTGTTCTTTGCCCATACGTTTGATGGCCGCGTGATGGGAGAGGTCACAGTACTAAATTTTCAGGATGGCGAGTTGCGAGAAATCCTTAGAGCAGAAGCAGCAGAGTGGCAAGGCGCTGTTTGGATATTTCGCCGTGGCGCACTTTATCGCCTCAACCCCGCCCAAGACTATGAAGCCGTTGAACCCTTTGGGGAGCGATATTTTGCCTATCCACGCACCCCCCTTGATTTAGCCCAAGAAACCCGCGATCCTGAATTCATGACCAGTCGCGAAATGTACCACCACAGCCAGATCTTGGCCGAAAGTGGGGATATGAAACGGCTGCGACAATGGCAGGTGCAGTTGCAAGAAAAGCTGTCTTTGCCCTTTGTTTGTGTTGGTTTCGCCCTGATCGGCGCAGTTTTAGGCATTAGCTCACCTCGCCAAGGTCAGGGACGTGCCTTTGGCCTTAGTGTAGCGATTATTTTTGGTTACTACGTAGTGAGCTTCATTTTTACAGCGTTTGGCGAAGGGGGAGCTGTCAGCCCCATTGTTGCCAGTTGGCTTCCCAAGACGGTTGTGACGGCGATCGGTATTGGCATGCTGCACCACGCAAATCAACACTAG
- a CDS encoding sulfotransferase domain-containing protein, which produces MHQTIQRTLAGVARAIVPDLVHQYQKNTWAQRSLPHFIILGAQKAGTTSLHDYLSQHPQLVPSLKKEVHFFDGGTHPSIDTFEKGLPWYRAHFPLERDLQDGKQTFESSPLYLFHPRVPQRIAEVLPNVKMIVLLRNPSKRAISHYFHEKRKGREPLGMYEAFTSEERRLAPLIENANYNSHGFIHHSYKCRGLYQQQLERYFQLFTKEQLLILSSEHFFSATAACLRTVFEFIGVDPEYQVTNLQPKNVANNRTVVPPLVDDYLDEFFKPHNERLYQLLGQDFGW; this is translated from the coding sequence ATGCATCAAACAATTCAAAGAACCCTTGCTGGCGTGGCCCGGGCAATCGTGCCTGACCTTGTTCACCAGTATCAAAAAAACACGTGGGCACAGCGCAGCTTACCCCACTTTATTATTCTTGGGGCGCAAAAGGCGGGCACAACCAGCTTGCACGATTATTTAAGCCAACATCCCCAGTTAGTTCCTTCTCTAAAAAAAGAAGTTCATTTTTTTGATGGCGGCACTCATCCTAGCATTGATACCTTTGAGAAGGGATTGCCTTGGTACCGTGCCCATTTTCCCCTCGAGAGGGACTTACAGGACGGCAAGCAGACCTTTGAGTCATCGCCGTTGTATCTTTTTCACCCTCGTGTGCCGCAGCGTATTGCCGAGGTTTTGCCCAACGTAAAGATGATTGTACTGTTGCGCAACCCCAGCAAGCGGGCAATTTCCCACTACTTTCATGAAAAGCGCAAAGGGCGGGAGCCGCTAGGAATGTACGAGGCGTTTACTAGTGAAGAACGTCGCTTGGCACCCTTGATAGAAAATGCTAACTATAACAGCCATGGGTTTATTCACCACTCCTACAAGTGTCGCGGCCTCTACCAACAGCAACTCGAGCGGTATTTTCAGCTGTTTACCAAGGAGCAATTGCTGATTTTGAGCAGTGAACACTTCTTCAGTGCCACAGCAGCTTGCCTGAGAACAGTGTTTGAGTTTATTGGGGTTGATCCAGAGTATCAGGTGACTAACTTGCAGCCCAAAAATGTCGCGAACAATCGGACAGTGGTTCCACCGCTGGTTGATGACTACTTAGACGAGTTTTTTAAGCCCCATAATGAGAGACTCTACCAACTGCTAGGGCAGGATTTTGGCTGGTAG
- a CDS encoding YlxR family protein codes for MGIPQRRCVACGRVANRTEFWRIVRRWPDHAVKVGEGMGRSAYLCPTSECLKLAQQKKRLGRSLRCAVPDTVFSTLKACLKSSQADGNAVPPPET; via the coding sequence ATGGGGATACCACAGCGGCGCTGCGTGGCCTGCGGTCGTGTAGCGAATCGCACTGAATTTTGGCGCATTGTCCGCCGTTGGCCTGACCATGCCGTCAAGGTTGGCGAGGGGATGGGGCGATCGGCCTACCTCTGTCCTACGTCAGAGTGCCTAAAACTGGCGCAGCAAAAAAAACGCCTCGGGCGATCGCTCCGCTGTGCGGTTCCCGATACGGTCTTTAGTACCCTAAAGGCTTGCCTTAAGTCTAGTCAGGCTGACGGTAACGCTGTGCCCCCGCCGGAGACCTAG
- a CDS encoding peroxiredoxin family protein, whose amino-acid sequence MAIQLPFLTSNNFSGLFNDRFWQNAWPVPAHNQLLQGEAVPDGELPAVGLANQVRLSAVWQEQPLLLAFTRIFTEHQYCPLCYPHLKALNEHYETFQSKGAAVLVVTSTDQRQSEQVAADLGLKMPLLVDPQCRLFRKYGTGQALGAPLPAQFLIDRQGTLRYKHLFSFLEANAPIERLLKEVEALQAGA is encoded by the coding sequence ATGGCCATTCAGTTACCTTTCCTGACCTCGAATAACTTCAGTGGCCTTTTTAATGACCGCTTTTGGCAAAATGCATGGCCTGTGCCTGCTCATAATCAACTGCTACAGGGAGAAGCGGTTCCTGACGGTGAATTGCCTGCAGTTGGGTTGGCTAACCAGGTGCGTCTTTCAGCAGTGTGGCAAGAGCAGCCCCTACTACTCGCGTTTACCCGCATTTTCACAGAGCACCAGTACTGTCCCTTGTGCTACCCCCATCTCAAAGCGCTAAATGAACACTATGAAACATTTCAGAGTAAGGGGGCAGCAGTACTTGTGGTCACGAGTACTGATCAACGGCAAAGTGAACAAGTGGCAGCAGACTTGGGGTTGAAGATGCCATTGCTGGTGGATCCCCAATGTCGCCTGTTTCGTAAGTATGGAACAGGGCAAGCATTGGGGGCACCCTTACCAGCGCAATTCTTGATTGATCGGCAGGGAACGCTACGGTATAAGCATCTCTTTTCCTTTTTGGAGGCAAATGCACCCATTGAGCGGCTCCTGAAAGAGGTGGAGGCACTTCAAGCTGGTGCCTAG
- a CDS encoding ribonuclease D: MDLDFPLECFDNDLSETALAQFLDAEQLGVDTETMGLNIARDRLCLVQICNPAGQVAVVKIGRGQTAAPHLQHLLEHSGITKIFHYARFDLATLRYHLGIRVQPVFCTKIASKIARTYSPRHGLKDLALDMLGVELDKSAQSSDWGNALALRDDQLRYAANDVRYLIPLRQQLLSILVREERLPLVEAALSCLPAIVELDLGGYDRVFEHG, encoded by the coding sequence ATGGATTTAGATTTTCCCCTAGAGTGTTTTGACAATGATTTAAGTGAAACCGCGCTGGCTCAGTTTCTCGATGCTGAGCAGTTGGGGGTGGATACGGAAACAATGGGCTTAAATATTGCCCGCGATCGCCTCTGTTTGGTGCAGATCTGTAATCCTGCCGGTCAGGTGGCAGTGGTCAAAATTGGCCGGGGGCAAACGGCTGCTCCCCATCTGCAACACCTCCTAGAGCACTCTGGCATCACCAAAATCTTTCACTACGCACGGTTTGATTTGGCAACCCTGCGCTACCATTTGGGGATCCGCGTTCAGCCGGTGTTTTGCACCAAAATTGCCAGTAAAATTGCCCGTACCTATTCACCACGGCACGGCCTTAAGGATTTAGCCCTCGATATGCTGGGGGTTGAACTGGATAAATCTGCCCAAAGTTCAGACTGGGGGAATGCCCTCGCCCTGCGTGACGATCAACTGCGCTATGCCGCTAATGATGTCCGCTACCTCATTCCTCTGCGGCAACAGTTACTGTCGATACTGGTGCGGGAAGAACGCCTGCCATTGGTCGAGGCTGCCCTAAGCTGCCTACCGGCCATTGTGGAACTGGATTTAGGGGGGTACGATCGCGTCTTCGAGCACGGCTAA
- a CDS encoding DUF1823 family protein — MSPLPPLTTETLWQILNDEIEDATVNHLLWHCLGYRYDPDQQTWRCDRVPAEWATAYPDPPDFIGTRPAIVKLTRSIPAAHKQLLKEQLGFEGYQISELTPRRTRRATAVNWLLSYLASH, encoded by the coding sequence ATTTCACCGTTGCCTCCGTTGACAACAGAGACCCTCTGGCAAATTCTCAATGATGAAATTGAGGATGCCACAGTGAACCACCTATTGTGGCACTGTCTGGGGTACCGCTACGATCCTGACCAGCAGACGTGGCGCTGCGATCGCGTCCCCGCGGAATGGGCCACAGCCTACCCCGATCCCCCCGACTTTATTGGCACTCGCCCAGCGATTGTCAAGCTAACCCGCTCAATTCCAGCTGCCCATAAGCAACTCTTGAAGGAGCAGTTAGGGTTTGAGGGCTACCAGATTAGCGAATTAACCCCACGCCGCACCCGCCGCGCCACCGCCGTCAACTGGCTGCTAAGTTACCTAGCGAGTCACTGA
- a CDS encoding DUF4351 domain-containing protein → MSTLEQLDALGEALLEFQDFNDLEIWPDSQPNG, encoded by the coding sequence ATGTCAACTCTGGAGCAGTTGGATGCGTTGGGGGAAGCACTCCTCGAGTTTCAAGACTTTAACGATCTCGAAATCTGGCCAGACTCCCAGCCCAACGGTTAG